The Acidobacteriota bacterium genome includes a window with the following:
- a CDS encoding radical SAM protein produces MSEKSGAVNHLPKAAGQPTTTYLGSPITPIPPGLPKKTKSLCPECKKLLDAVIFEEEGKVWMEKECPTHGKFRDLVWSDAELYLKAEKWYFGDNRGLLNPKVKNATVCPYQCGLCNLHLSHTVMVNIDLTNRCDLTCPVCFANANVTGYVYEPSLEEVRTMLKAVRDERPVATTVVQFSGGEPTIYPRFFDVLKMAKELGYNHLQIATNGLNMADLEFAKRAKEAGLHTIYLQFDGVTDDVYMKTRGLKLFKTKLKAIENCRKVGIMVILVPTMIKGVNDHQAGDIVKFGIENADICRGVSFQPVAFTGRISRKEREKQRYTLTDLAWDIERQTNGILRAREDWYPISFVAPFSRFYSAVRGYPVATLTCHPHCSLATYLIINRKDPSKFVPITRVIDVEGLLTEMDKLAEKTETSRFKSFAKIKAFNNLRKHFRSENAPEGLTFTKLLESINGLMDKELRKGGGTEWIAFLVGGMHFMDLYNYDVERVKRCIIHYATPDGSIYPFCTYNGGPTFREKVEKKFSIPLEEWKKKMGKS; encoded by the coding sequence ATGAGTGAAAAGAGCGGAGCGGTTAACCATCTTCCTAAGGCGGCGGGGCAACCGACTACCACCTATTTGGGAAGCCCAATCACTCCTATTCCTCCGGGGCTTCCTAAAAAGACAAAGTCCCTATGCCCGGAGTGTAAAAAGCTCCTCGACGCCGTCATCTTTGAGGAAGAGGGAAAGGTATGGATGGAGAAGGAGTGTCCCACTCATGGGAAATTCCGCGATCTCGTTTGGTCCGATGCTGAGCTCTATCTCAAGGCGGAAAAATGGTATTTTGGCGACAATAGAGGGCTTCTTAATCCAAAGGTGAAGAACGCTACTGTCTGCCCCTATCAATGTGGTTTGTGCAATCTCCACTTGAGCCATACGGTGATGGTGAATATAGACCTCACCAATCGCTGCGACCTTACCTGCCCTGTCTGCTTTGCCAATGCCAATGTCACCGGGTATGTGTATGAACCCTCCCTCGAGGAGGTTCGCACGATGTTGAAAGCGGTTCGAGATGAGCGACCGGTTGCCACCACTGTAGTCCAGTTCTCCGGAGGGGAGCCCACCATCTATCCTCGTTTCTTCGATGTGTTGAAGATGGCTAAGGAGCTTGGTTACAACCACCTCCAGATAGCGACTAACGGGCTTAATATGGCTGATCTTGAATTTGCCAAGAGGGCGAAGGAGGCAGGGCTCCATACGATATACCTCCAGTTCGATGGAGTAACCGACGATGTCTATATGAAGACGAGGGGGCTCAAGCTCTTCAAGACAAAGCTCAAGGCGATAGAGAACTGCAGGAAGGTAGGGATAATGGTTATCCTCGTTCCCACTATGATCAAGGGGGTAAACGACCATCAGGCGGGGGATATCGTCAAATTTGGTATCGAAAACGCCGATATCTGCCGAGGGGTAAGCTTTCAGCCAGTCGCCTTCACCGGAAGGATCTCCCGGAAGGAGAGGGAGAAACAAAGATACACTCTGACTGACTTAGCCTGGGATATCGAACGGCAGACAAACGGCATCCTGAGAGCGCGGGAGGATTGGTATCCCATCAGCTTCGTTGCTCCCTTCTCTCGCTTCTATAGTGCTGTTCGCGGCTATCCGGTGGCTACCCTTACCTGCCATCCCCATTGTTCCTTAGCCACTTATCTCATCATTAACCGGAAGGACCCAAGCAAATTCGTTCCCATCACACGGGTTATCGATGTAGAGGGGTTGCTTACCGAGATGGATAAGCTGGCGGAGAAAACCGAGACCTCACGGTTCAAGTCGTTTGCCAAGATAAAGGCGTTTAACAACCTGCGAAAGCACTTTAGATCGGAGAACGCACCTGAAGGGCTCACCTTCACCAAATTACTCGAATCGATCAACGGTCTTATGGACAAGGAGCTGAGGAAGGGGGGAGGGACCGAATGGATTGCCTTCCTCGTTGGGGGGATGCACTTTATGGATCTTTACAACTACGATGTAGAACGGGTAAAGCGATGTATCATCCACTACGCCACTCCTGATGGTTCTATCTATCCCTTCTGTACCTATAATGGTGGTCCTACCTTTAGGGAGAAGGTGGAGAAGAAATTCTCCATCCCTCTTGAGGAGTGGAAGAAAAAAATGGGCAAGAGCTAA
- a CDS encoding ABC transporter permease — MVCFPISNLTQKKTRTMVSVAAVALGVALVVVLVGMTNGTLIHHAQSIENVGGDILFQPLGAASFLGLSKALMPIGIKNHLLKINGITGVVPILVWNTKQIDNFYHNIFGIDEQGFTPIGRRLEILEGRFLQGPYDLVLDKRLTQRTGFKIGDKVTIFNHQFTLVGICKPNVGAMIYLPLSTLQDILGFPGKVSLFFIKCSSQQIAEKVAERLRKEFKGYQINIISTYTEELSKSAVGLRALNLATTAVAVIASFLAILLAMYTAIIERTREIGILKAIGATRHYIIRNIVIEALIISTIGVFVGYLTAYIARHIIIKIFPLLTVEITLRWMLIAGALGIIGGVLGSLYPAFRAAKQDPIDALKYE; from the coding sequence ATGGTTTGTTTTCCCATATCCAATCTCACCCAAAAGAAAACGAGGACGATGGTGAGCGTTGCTGCCGTTGCTTTAGGTGTTGCCTTGGTCGTCGTGCTTGTAGGGATGACAAATGGAACCCTGATCCATCACGCTCAATCGATCGAGAATGTCGGTGGCGACATCCTCTTTCAACCATTGGGAGCAGCGAGCTTCCTCGGATTGAGTAAGGCGCTTATGCCTATCGGGATAAAGAATCACCTACTTAAAATTAATGGCATAACCGGGGTGGTTCCTATATTGGTATGGAACACCAAACAGATAGATAACTTCTATCACAATATCTTCGGTATTGATGAACAAGGATTTACCCCAATAGGCAGAAGGTTGGAGATACTTGAGGGAAGGTTTCTTCAAGGACCTTACGATCTCGTCCTTGACAAAAGACTTACTCAAAGAACCGGCTTCAAGATAGGGGATAAGGTCACCATTTTCAACCATCAATTTACCTTGGTAGGGATATGCAAACCCAATGTAGGGGCGATGATCTATTTGCCCCTTTCCACCCTGCAAGATATCCTCGGGTTTCCGGGGAAAGTGTCTCTCTTCTTCATAAAGTGTTCCTCCCAGCAAATAGCGGAGAAGGTCGCGGAAAGACTGAGGAAGGAATTCAAAGGATATCAGATAAACATCATCTCCACCTATACTGAAGAACTGTCGAAAAGCGCAGTAGGGTTGAGGGCGCTTAACCTCGCTACCACTGCGGTGGCGGTCATCGCCAGTTTTCTTGCCATTCTTCTCGCTATGTACACTGCAATAATTGAACGGACCCGGGAAATAGGTATCCTGAAGGCAATAGGGGCAACGAGACACTATATCATAAGGAACATAGTAATTGAAGCCCTCATTATCTCTACTATAGGGGTGTTCGTAGGATATCTCACCGCTTACATCGCAAGGCATATAATCATTAAGATATTCCCTCTCCTCACCGTAGAGATTACCCTCCGCTGGATGTTAATCGCTGGAGCACTGGGTATCATTGGAGGGGTGCTTGGCTCACTTTATCCTGCCTTCCGAGCAGCGAAGCAAGATCCGATAGACGCTTTAAAATATGAGTAA